The following proteins are co-located in the Telopea speciosissima isolate NSW1024214 ecotype Mountain lineage chromosome 9, Tspe_v1, whole genome shotgun sequence genome:
- the LOC122639011 gene encoding putative receptor-like protein kinase At4g00960 — protein MEDESSKLISPIGEALYYPVKEILEGIPSANEDDDSNPSTVFFPPIGFLFVELGHEELCQGRSWTIVVGEIRVEDEAEVGEEVFDPNLHIRKPKDKADEWPRAGSSVSCEGEDDIITKKSLQFDFDEIRAATNNFSNENKLGKGGFGAVYKGELSNGQVVAVKRLSRNSGQGDTEFKNEIILVAKLQHRNLVRLLGFCLEGEEKLIIYEFMPNTSLDRFIFDPDKDEKIDWEMRYRIIEGIARGLLYLHQDSRLKIIHRDIKASNILLDEEMNPKIADFGMARHFVDEQTEDNTNRVVGTYGYMAPEYVMHGKFSVKTDVFSFGVLILEIVSGQRNNSFHQSEQTGDLRLISHAWRHWREDTTMELLDPSLRENCQRSEVIKCIQIGLLCVQELSSRPTMASVILMLSSDSANLPVPKPPVFFMRSQINQGIPFMKHDLKATESGQSTSTRTLPSITEMYPR, from the exons ATGGAGGATGAGTCATCTAAGTTGATCTCACCTATCGGTGAGGCTTTGTACTATCCTGTTAAAGAGATTCTTGAAGGCATTCCATCTGCTAATGAGGATGATGATTCAAACCCCTCAACAGTGTTCTTTCCTCCCATAGGATTCCTATTCGTGGAGCTGGGTCATGAGGAGCTTTGTCAAG GTAGGAGCTGGACAATAGTGGTGGGAGAAATAAGAGTGGAAGACGAGGCAGAAGTAGGGGAGGAAGTG TTTGATCCGAACCTGCACATAAGAAAACCAAAAGACAAAGCAGATGAGTGGCCCAGAGCTGGCTccag TGTTTCTTGTGAAGGAGAGGATGATATTATAACCAAAAAATCCTTGCAATTCGATTTTGATGAAATAAGAGCAGCCACAAACAACTTCTCTAATGAAAATAAGCTTGGAAAAGGTGGATTTGGTGCTGTTTACAAG GGTGAACTTTCTAATGGACAAGTAGTGGCTGTGAAGAGACTTTCAAGAAATTCTGGACAAGGTGACACTGAGTTTAAGAATGAGATCATATTAGTGGCCAAGCTGCAACATAGGAATCTTGTTAGGCTCCTTGGCTTCtgtttagaaggagaagaaaagctGATCATCTATGAGTTTATGCCAAACACAAGCCTTGATCGCTTCATATTTG ATCCAGATAAAGATGAAAAAATAGACTGGGAAATGCGTTACAGAATCATAGAAGGGATTGCTCGAGGACTTTTATATCTTCATCAAGATTCTCGACTTAAGATTATACATCGAGATATCAAAGCTAGCAATATTTTGTTAGATGAGGAGATGAATCCAAAAATTGCAGATTTTGGCATGGCAAGGCATTTTGTAGACGAGCAAACTGAAGACAATACTAATAGGGTTGTTGGGACATA TGGTTATATGGCACCAGAGTATGTAATGCATGGGAAATTTTCAGTCAAGACAGATGTATTCAGTTTTGGTGTTCTAATTCTAGAAATTGTGAGTGGTCAGAGGAACAACAGTTTCCATCAATCAGAGCAGACTGGGGATCTTCGACTTATTAGCCAT GCATGGAGACATTGGAGGGAAGACACAACTATGGAGTTGCTAGATCCATCTTTGAGAGAAAATTGTCAAAGATCTGAAGTGATTAAATGCATCCAAATTGGATTATTATGTGTTCAAGAATTATCAAGTAGACCCACAATGGCCTCTGTTATTCTCATGCTCAGTAGTGACTCTGCTAATCTTCCAGTGCCCAAACCGCCTGTCTTTTTTATGCGTAGTCAAATTAACCAAGGTATACCCTTCATGAAGCATGATTTGAAAGCAACTGAATCAGGTCAATCTACCAGTACTAGAACACTTCCATCTATTACCGAGATGTATCCTCGATAA
- the LOC122639012 gene encoding uncharacterized mitochondrial protein AtMg00810-like has product MYLLVYVDDIVLTGNNSQFISRFLGQLAKTFAIKDLGNLHYFLGISVQNSSTGLMLSQRQYILDLLDRTHMIGCKPISTAMSPSQSLSRLGGTPMDDPTLYRSVVGGLQYATLTRPDISFAINKVCQFMHRPCTEHWAAVKRILRYLKSTIDHGLYVHRQPTLQLSAYSDADWAGCPDDRKSTGGFAIYHGTNLISWSSRKQATVARSSTELEYRAIANAAAEITWLQSLLKELGMYMAQAPILWCDNVGATYLTANPVFHACTKHVEIDFHFVRDKVAKGDLDVRFISTKDQIADIFTKALASKRYTHLLSKLKVHPTLHLRGRVNDKPISNSALSTTVTRSKSSQVVAYDKKISKDQTVTYDNSPSITEDTVDISTVFESSPNSPNLQDHTKKSSRSIQQPCTYLCKSIFPNPLHLYKERISEELQ; this is encoded by the coding sequence ATGTATCTTTTGGTATACGTAGACGATATTGTCCTCACTGGcaacaattcacaattcatcaGCCGCTTCCTTGGTCAACTAGCCAAGACATTTGCCATTAAAGATCTAGGCAATCTTCATTATTTCTTGGGCATCAGTGTTCAGAACAGTTCAACCGGACTCATGCTCTCTCAACGGCAATATATTTTGGACCTCCTAGATCGCACTCACATGATTGGTTGCAAACCTATATCCACAGCCATGTCACCATCTCAGTCACTGTCACGGCTAGGAGGTACTCCGATGGATGACCCTACTCTTTATCGTAGTGTGGTTGGAGGTCTTCAATATGCGACCTTGACAAGGCCTGATATATCATTCGCCATCAACAAAGTGTGTCAGTTCATGCACCGTCCTTGTACTGAACATTGGGCAGCAGTAAAGCGAATTTTGCGATATTTGAAATCAACCATTGATCATGGGCTTTATGTTCACCGCCAGCCCACGTTACAGCTTTCTGCTTACTCTGATGCCGACTGGGCTGGTTGCCCTGATGATAGGAAATCCACAGGTGGCTTTGCTATCTATCATGGCACAAATCTAATTTCCTGGAGTTCTCGCAAACAAGCAACTGTGGCCCGTTCAAGCACAGAATTAGAATATAGGGCTATCGCTAATGCTGCGGCGGAAATCACCTGGCTTCAATCACTCTTAAAAGAACTCGGTATGTACATGGCTCAAGCGCCAATCCTGTGGTGTGACAATGTTGGTGCCACATACTTAACGGCTAATCCGGTGTTTCATGCTTGTACAAAACATGTGGAAATCGACTTCCACTTTGTACGTGACAAGGTTGCAAAGGGTGACCTCGACGTTAGGTTTATATCAACCAAGGATCAAATTGCAGACATCTTTACAAAGGCTCTCGCCAGTAAACGATACACTCATCTTCTGTCCAAGCTCAAGGTTCATCCCACCTTGCACTTGAGGGGGCGTGTAAACGATAAGCCTATAtccaactcagccttatctacAACAGTCACAAGATCAAAGTCTAGCCAGGTCGTTGCATATGATAAGAAGATAAGCAAGGATCAAACTGTTACATATGATAACAGCCCAAGCATTACCGAAGATACTGTGGATATCTCCACAGTGTTTGAGTCATCGCCTAACTCTCCTAATCTCCAAGATCATACTAAGAAAAGTTCTAGATCGATACAACAACCTTGTACTTATCTTTGTAAATCCATATTTCCTAACCCTCTTcatctatataaagagaggattAGTGAAGAATTACAGTAG
- the LOC122639013 gene encoding cysteine-rich repeat secretory protein 38-like: MANTGLLMRLISSILLLFLLSSISTTAQPTGFACTDPSGVNHTTNSTTYLANLNLLFNSLSTNAISSDTGFSNTTIGYGSDKVYGLFLCRGDITHQDCQNCVLTASEEIKPICSNMITAISWYDYCLIRYSNQSIFSILQQEPVTYRSGPSDVTNLDKYNQTVRDLMSGLVREAAYGSSTPKYYAAGQVNYSTGYNTVYGLVQCTPDITKDECNRCLSGSVSDIPKKHYLFFQSTNKRSNSTVNVTVVVIIVIAGTITIIIIIVLYLRLGRKHKLKVEEPVEGELMLRLSMSAITW, encoded by the exons ATGGCTAATACAGGACTACTCATGCGTCTGatttcttccattctcttgCTCTTCTTGTTGAGCAGCATCAGTACTACTGCCCAACCTACGGGCTTCGCGTGTACAGATCCTTCAGGAGTTAATCACACCACAAATAGCACCACATATCTAGCCAATCTCAACCTcctcttcaattctctctccACAAATGCTATCTCTTCTGATACTGGATTCTCTAACACCACCATCGGTTATGGTTCAGACAAGGTCTATGGTCTCTTCCTATGTAGAGGCGATATCACACACCAAGATTGTCAAAATTGCGTGTTGACCGCAAGTGAAGAGATCAAACCAATTTGTTCAAACATGATCACAGCAATATCTTGGTACGATTATTGTCTAATTCGGTATTCAAACCAATCCATCTTCTCAATTTTGCAACAAGAACCAGTCACTTATCGTTCTGGTCCAAGCGATGTCACCAACTTGGATAAGTATAATCAGACAGTAAGAGATTTGATGTCTGGTCTTGTGAGAGAAGCTGCCTATGGTTCTTCTACTCCAAAATACTATGCAGCAGGTCAAGTGAACTACTCTACAGGGTATAACACAGTGTATGGCCTGGTTCAGTGTACTCCAGATATAACTAAGGATGAGTGCAATAGATGCTTATCTGGGAGTGTTTCTGATATTCCAAAGAAACACTATCTCTTTTTTCAATCAACAA ATAAAAGGAGCAATTCGACTGTAAATGTCACCGTTGTAGTCATTATTGTGATTGCTGGGACAATTACAATCATAATAATCATTGTCCTCTATCTACGGTTAGGGAGGAAACACAAGCTCAAAGTTGAAG AACCGGTAGAGGGAGAGCTAATGTTGAGATTGTCCATGTCAGCTATTACGTGGTGA